The following DNA comes from Candidatus Omnitrophota bacterium.
TTGATAAATCCATAAACGTTTCATTGATTTATCCTTTCTTTATGCCTTCGATTAGTAATTTTGATCCCAACGGAAGGAGTTATAATATGGATTAAGCCACGGATATTTTTCAAATCGCCAATTCCAATCGCCATCCCAACCGCACCTTCCATCCCAGTGCATGATATTCCAATTAAAGCAGGATTGTTCTATACGATTTTGGGTTGCATATACATATTCGCCATAATGATATCCCTCAAATGGAGGAGCGGGTGGGGTTCTTTCACTTGGCCATTGATACATGCCCGTATCATTTACTGTAAGAGATGGAAAATAAGGTTCGTAAGTGTGTCCCCATTCGTGAAGAAAAACTTTGGCTGCATAGGGAGCGCTAACGCTCACAATATTGTACTTTCTGATCAAAGACAGTCTGCTACAAGGTTTTGTAATCCCGGCATAGAGTATTTGGATATAGATATCAGCGACTCCCACTACTCGATACGTGCTTTCAGGGACGCTGCCGCGAGTCGCAGTGTCCCAAGCATTTATGTCATTTACATCCCTGATTATAGCATTCGCCAAATCGGAATTGATATGACAACCGGTTGAACAAAAGAAGGCGCAGACTCCCCACGTATCGCTCCAGGGCGCTCCATTCGTCCAGGGCGTTGCATTATCAGCCTTAAAAAAGGGGGCTGTTGCCAATCCAATTGTAACTACGTCTACCGTTTGCGCAAAAACATCCAAGGCGGGGACAATCGTATTTTCCCAATAATCTTGCGTTATTCCAAGACCTAATGACGGCCACCAAAGTTCGATGTATTCGTCTCTTGTATTCGAATACTCGCAAAAACCATTAATGCCTATGTACCCAGGAGGAACTCCAAATGCTGGGGGACTAATTAAGGGGATGGCGATTAGAGCCATAAAACAAAGCCTTTGAATAGAATCAATGGTTTTGGCGATAGAAATACGCATGGAAACGCCTCCTAATTATTTAAATATGTCTAATTTTACAGAACAACGCCTTAATAAAACAACGCCTTAATAAAACAACGCCTTAATAAAACAACGCCTTAATAAAACAACGCCTTAAAATAATCTTATAATAAGTAATTGAGCCTGTCAATACAAAATAGAAAATATTTTTCAATATGAATAAATTTTTGATTTTAAAGAAAAATAGGCGGAGTTTTTCTATTTCATACAGCGATTCGTTTTTCCTCCCGCCGCGTGTATACTTGTTTTTCGCTGGCGCTCTCTTACGGCGCCGATTCCACCCTGTGGCATGAAGGACGATGATTTCTATTTTCGACGGTCAGTTGCGTTTGGGCGGGCGAGTCATTTTTTCCGGCCTTTCCTGGCGCATAGGGGATAAAGATCGCATTGGCTTAGTCGGCCCCAACGGCTCCGGCAAGACCTCGATTTTGCGCGTTCTGGTGGGTGAATATTCGCTGGAAAAGGGAACTGTGGAGCGCTCCCGCAGCCAGCGCATCGGCTATCTTCCTCAAGACGGCTCGGAATTGCCCGACCGCAGCGTCTCCGAAGTGTTGATGAGCGCCTTCGATGCGTTGAACCGCATGGAAGCGGAGATGCGCGATCTCGTTCATATTATTCAATCTACCGACGCCGCCGATCCCGCTCATGAAAAAGCCATGCAGCGCTATGGCGTTTTGGAAGACGAATTCCGCCATCGCGGCGGCTATAGCCGCGAGGCGGAAGCGCGAAAGGTACACTCCGGCCTGGGCTTCAAACCGGCTGATTGGGACCGTCCGGTGCAGGAATTCAGCGGCGGCTGGCGCATGAGAGTTCTTCTGGGCAAGCTGCTGCTGGAGAAGCCCGACATCCTGCTTCTCGACGAACCGACTAACCATCTCGATCCCGATACGCTAGCGTGGTTCGAGCAATACCTTCTCGCGGGCGATTCCGGCCTGGCGCTTGTTAGCCACGACCGCTATTTTCTCGACCGCATGACGACGGGAATCGCTGAAATTGAGATGGGGCGATTTCTCACATTCAAAGGCAATTATTCCAGTTATAAAAAGAAAAAAGAGGAACTGCGCGAACAACTGCTGGCGCAGAAGCGCAACCAGGATCGAGAAATCGCCCACCTGGAAGCTTTTGTGGAGCGTTTCCGCGCCAAGAATACCAAGGCGACGCAGGCGCAATCCCGGCTCAAGCGTTTGGAAAAAATCGAACGCATCGAAATCGAGACCGGCCCCAGCATTGTATCTATTCCCATGCCCCAGGTTCCCCGCAGCGGCAAGGAAGTGTTGCTGTTGGAAAATCTGGGCCATTGCTACGGCGATCTCCGCGCGCTGCATCCCGTAACGGCGGCCATCTACCGGGGCGACCGCATCGCCGTTTGGGGCGCCAATGGCGCGGGCAAGAGCACGCTTCTTTCGTTGATGGCGCAGGAAATGCCGCCGACCGAGGGAACCGCCGCCTGGGGATACAATACTTTGCCAGCCTATTTTTCCCAGCATCACGCCGAGTTGCAGTCGTCGCAACGCTCGTTGATTGATGAACTCGGCTCCGCCGCGCCGCCGGAAATGCAGACGCGCCTGCGCGACGCGCTGGCCGCTTTTCTCTTTCGAGGCGACGACGTATTCAAATGCGTCTCCGTTTGCAGCGGCGGCGAAAAGAGCCGTCTGGCTCTCGCCAAACTTTTGATCCGCCCCATAAACGTCATGATCCTTGACGAACCGCTCAACCATCTTGACATTTCCACGGTGGAAATTCTGGAAGAGGCGCTGCGCCGCTTCGAGGGAACGATTATTTTCGTCTCCCACGACCGCTTCTTCGTCGACCGCCTGGCGACGCAGGTTTGGGAAATGAACCAAGGCCGCTTGCAGATTTACCAGGGGAATTATTCCGATTACGAATACGCCAAACGATACCGGGAAGAGCGCGCCGCCCTCGACGGCGCGGCTAATTCCCAAGACGACGCCTCGTCCGCCAATTCCCGCCTGGTCCGCAAAGAACGCAAGCGTCTGGAAGCGGAGGAGCGCAATCGCCTCGGCGCCAAGCGCCGCGAGCAGAAAAAAAAATGCGAAACGGTAGAAAAGGAAATTCATGAAGTGGAAGCGGAGATTAAGGAGATTGAAGCCCGCATGGCCTCCGGCGCTCTCGTTCGCAATCCCACGGAAATGGCGAAGACCAGTAAGCGTTATAAGGTTCTTCTCAAGAATAAAGAAAAACTCTACGCCCAGTGGGATAAAATGGTGGAAGAGATCGAAGTGGCATAAGTGTAGAAATGTAGCATAGTAGGGTGGGCTCAAAGCGAAGCGTAGCCCACCATTTGCATCTCATCGAATCATCCCATCGGCTGCAAGACCCGCATCAACATATTCAACGCCGATTTCGCATTCTCCGCGCTCAATCCTTGTACGCAATCATCAGGAACCGTCACTTTGAATCCCCGCATCAAGGCGGAGGCGCCGGTGTAATGAACGCAGATTTCCGTGCAGACGCCCGTCAAGATCAACTCCGATACTCCTCTGGCGCGCAACTGTTCTTCCAGATCGGTAAGATAAAATCCGTCATAGCGCGTCTTTTCGATGACGACATCGCCTTCGCGGGGCGCCAGTTCCTCGACGATCTCCGCTCCCCGCGTTCCCTTCATGGCGTGCGGCGGCCAGACGGCCAGTTCGGGATCGCCGGGCGCATGGCTGTCGCAAAGGTAAAAAACCGGCGTCCCTTCCCGCCGCGCTTTTTCCATCTCGCGCTGAATGTTGGGGATGATATTCTGCGCGCCGGGAACTTGCAACGGAGCGCCGTCTATGACGAAGTCGTTCAACATATCGCTGACGATAATGGCTTTTTGGATCATCGCAGAAATATCCTCCTATCGCGCTATGGATTGCGTTATTTGAACCGTCAATAACTCCTCTATTAAATAACGATGGATCAAAAAACGCGACCATCCTGCTTTTTTCTTATCATTCATCATTCATTGGGATCCGCTCCAAATCCAGCCGATACATGATCTGATTGTAGTCATAGCGCGGCGTGGCGCAGGGATTGCCGGAAAAGGTCGTCGAATAGGTTCCTTCGAAATAGATCATGCGGCCGTTTCGGCGGTCGAAAAAGGGATGATGGACAGGATTGTAAAAAGAATACCGCTCATGGGTAACGATTTTCTTCGCTTTTTTCCACGGTCCCGTCAATTCGCCGGATTCGGCGCACCATACTTCTCCTAGATAGGAGGTTCCTCCTACTTCGACTCCGATGAGAATCCACTTTTTGCGATATACGTTCCAATGGACCGATCCGGCGTGAATGACGACTGTATGTCCGCTGTCCGCATCCTTCGGCAAGAATCGGGCGTCTTCTTTGGCTATTTTTTTTGCTTCGATTAATTCCTTCTCTTCCGCCGGGCCAATGGGATCGGCGCCGGTTTTCCAGGCGAAGAGCGGATGTCCTTTTTCCAAGACGAGCAGCGAGTTTTCCCCTTTATAATCAGAACCGTTTTGCAAGCATGTGAACGCTTCGTATTTGGATTGATCTTTTATCGCAGAGAGATCGGCCTGCACGCGAACGGTTGGAAACGGCATTGGGAAATAAATGTATTCTTTCTCCCCATCTTTGACGCGCAGGGGATGTCCCCGCGGACATTGCCATTTTTTATCCAATTCGAATTCCACGAGTTTTTCGAATTCCTGGCGCGCATCGTCGAAAATAACCAATCCATGTTCTAACATCTCGCCCAGGCTTCGCATGTGAGCGTAATGAGCGATCAGCCGTTCTTGGCCGGATTCGCCGGGGAGGGTCAATAAGCCATCGATCCAAATCAAACCCTCCTTTACGATGGGACTCATGGATTTGCAAAATCCTTGGCTATCGGTGAAATAATGAAGATTGACGCCTTGATCGGGCGGCAAGCCGACTTGATCGGGAAATTCGGAAGTGGCGCCCGATACTCTAAAATTCCCTAAGGGATATTGCGGGCGGCTGGTATCGCCCCAAAACCAATACAATTTCCCGCGATAGGGCGCAACCACGGCGGAATCCTGCCCCGCGACCTGGCCGTTGAGCGCAGGATTTTCGATGGGCGCCGCTTCACCGGTCAAAAGGCTGTCGCGATAGACGCCCTGGCCCGTAATCCGATAGAGGCGTTCCGCGAGGTTATGGCGCTGCAGCCGGATGACGGCCTCCTTGCCGCTTTTGGGACGAAGCCGGACGCCCTGCATTCCGAATCCATCTTTCGGATAGGAATAGCCATGACTTGTTACAGAAAAAAACACATCGATTCCCATCAATCCCGGTTCGTAAAAAGCGGCGATTCCGTTACTGTCCGTATAATATCGAATTTCGTTGACTGTCTTCAGTTCCGCCATAGGAACTCCCCGCCCGGTCTCTTCATCCACGACGCGAATTTTGAAATAGGGATTTTCCTGTCCGGCAGCCGACATGACAACCATTGACAAGCAAGCGAAAATTATGTTTGTTTTTATTTGTATCGTAAGTTTCATGGCGATTTTCTCCTATTATTAACTCATTTTACGCGGGATTGAAAAGTTTAAGTAGTCAATTAGAATCGCCGTTTCGAATCACAAAAACTCGAAACGAAAAAGAAAAAATTGGCGCATGGGATCACGCCGTGAATTGCGTTGTTCCGTGAAATCCAAAAAAATCCGTGATATCTGTGATTCAAAATTTCGTGGAATTCGCCCCTTTTCGTGGTTTCGTGATTCAGTAACGAAAAATGAAACCCATCCTGCTCTTTTTAACGGTTCTTCTAATTGGCGTCGAAATACCAACGCCGAAAGATAATGAACATGGGCTGCGTAACATGAGTTACTAATAACAACAAATCCCACCCTACATGGTTTGGGATGTCAAGGAGGAATATATGGGTAAAGCAGGCGGGACGCCTGCTTTACCCGCATAGAGAAAAACGATGCCGGGTAATTTTGTTAATGTTTAGTAATTGGAATGATATGTTTTTCCATGACCACTTTAATAAATAGTATCGTTCGCTGGTTTCAATCCTATCCATAATCTCTAAATTACGATGGGTTAAAAAACGCGAATCATCCTGCTTTTTTTCTCATTATTCATCGCTCCTGGTTCACTAGTCGAGCGCCCTTTCTTAACGATACATCGAATAAAGGCGAAATTCCCGGCGCGTCTTCTTGGGTTGCCTTAACGGAATTGCTTGAGGAGCGTAGGGAGGCCGAGTAAGATCATGAAACAGTTTCGTCCTCGCCGATCGAATGATCGTTCGCTCCTGCCGATCGGTTGGATCGCGGGACGGATAACGCCCAGGGAAAATATGGACAACGCGCGCCAACTCTTATACGGCATTTTGCAAACCGGCGCATCCGGCGCGAGCCGCGATTCCAGCGCCCAGCGCCTGACGGCCCTCATGCTGACGCAACTAGGAAAGCAGCCGTGGTTTCCCGCTCAGGAGGAAAAATGGTGCGAACGCATCGCCGCATCGGCCGCCGACGGCGTCATGGCCAAACTGATGGCCCTAGCGGAACGCCAGATGGAAAAAGCCGATCTCGAAACGCATTTGGACGATCTTGCCGACGATTTAACGTCCACTGTCTTTTATACGCCGGAAGGAGTGCGCTTGATTTACTCGCCCCATCCGCCCGTTTTCGACGCCCTGGCGCAGACGGGGGCGGAAATCCATTCCCGTCTGATCCATCGCGCCGCCTTCAACGCCGTCCGCCGCAACGCTTCGGGTTTGAAACATCTCTCTCTCAATCCCGCCGATCTGAGCGATGAATTGTGGGGCGCCGTGATGGAGGAACTTCTCCGTTGCCTCGGCGACGCCTCGGCCCGCGTTTGGACAAAGGGGGATCCCGCCCCGGCCGTCTTTCCGCTCGACGGAGTTCGCGGCGCCCGCCAGGGAATTATCCTGCGCGTGGCTTTGTCGAAGGACGGAACCCGGCTTGCCGCCGTCCGTTCCGATTCCATGCTCTATGCTTGGAACGTTCCTCAACGGGAATTGATCCGCTGCTGGGACTTGAAAGAACTAAATCCCCTCTCGGAAAAACGTTGGGAACCGGCCTATCTTTATTTTTCCCAAACCGGCGCCCAGCTGGCTTTGGAAACAGACGCCCAGATGGTATTTACATTTTCTCTTGAAGAATCGGACCTCCATGTTGGCAGCTTCCGGGAAGAGAACAAGGAGGTTTTTCTCCAACAATTCGGCGAACCGTTCCTGCCCGATTTGGAATTGGCGAAAACCTCCGCTCTTCAAATTCGCGCCAAATCAGGGATCCTCGCGCCGTTGTCCCAATACCTCCAAAAAGTCTACGATTGGACCTGCGACGCCAAAGGCAAAACCATCGCAACCGCCAGCGAACAGGAACGCGCCATGCCGGAATGGATGCTCAAGGCGGGATTCGAACGCGCCGTGTTTCATATCGCTAAAAAGCGCCTCATCGACCTGATCCGCAAACATACTCATACCAGTTACGCTTGCTGGCGCTGCGGCTCCATGATTTCCGGCCCCTCGGAAACGAAATGCCGCCGCTGCGGCGCCGATTTCACCCGCTGCCCGGCGGGCTGTCCTATTCCCCCCAGCGAACCCCTCGGCGCGGCGAATCGGTGGCAATGTCCCCATTGCGGATTAGCCGCCCGCGTTTGGGAACCGATATATCAAGTAGAACTAGAGGATCGCATGGCGGATTCGGAACCCGAAATCAAGGAATGGCAAAGACGGCATGATATGGAACGCATCCAGCGAGCATTGCGCAAGGAATCGCTGGCCTACAAAAATCGGGAAATCGCTTTCGATCGCCTTTTATCCTTGAAGGCGGAAGGAATTACCAACGAAGAAATCGCAATTCGGCTGGATATCCCAAGAGGTTCCGTGGACTATGTATGGAACCAGTGCAAGCAACGAATTATGCAGTTTTTTGGAGAAAATTAAATAGTAAACGGTTCACGCAAGCAGAGCGGGTCGAGCGAAGCAAGCCTCGCCAGCTAAAACCGATTGCAGACGGTGTTATCATGAACGAGAAAAACGCAATCCATTCCCGCCGCGCCGCCTCCGAAGAGACCTGGAAGCGCGTCAACGAACTTATCGGCGCCATCGAAGCCGATAAGGAGATGGCGACGCCCTGCTCGCTTGAAGCCGCCGCCGATGCGAAGGACTCGTTGGATCGATGCCGCTTCCGTCTCTTGGCGTCGATCCAAAGCGGCGCGGAATACCGCCATCCCGCCGCGCCTTCTCTCGTGGAACGCTGGACGCTCGATCATCGCCGCAAAGACTGGCTGACTCGCCTAAGCGAAACTTTAAACGCCTTCGAATCTTGCAGCCGCGAGCGCTGGGAGGAAATCCGTTCCTTCTTCCTCCCCCTGCAATCGGTATTGGATATTCTCGCTCCGCGCCTGGTTCCCGCGCCCGCCCATCGCGGCGTCTCGGCGGCGAAAGAGCGCGTCTACCAGCCGCGCCGCCGGGCCATCGAACCGGCCGATCTTCCCGTATTCAATCCCTTGTTCTGCGCCGCCATCGATCCGGCGGAAAAAACCTTCTCCCTCTC
Coding sequences within:
- a CDS encoding ATP-binding cassette domain-containing protein is translated as MISIFDGQLRLGGRVIFSGLSWRIGDKDRIGLVGPNGSGKTSILRVLVGEYSLEKGTVERSRSQRIGYLPQDGSELPDRSVSEVLMSAFDALNRMEAEMRDLVHIIQSTDAADPAHEKAMQRYGVLEDEFRHRGGYSREAEARKVHSGLGFKPADWDRPVQEFSGGWRMRVLLGKLLLEKPDILLLDEPTNHLDPDTLAWFEQYLLAGDSGLALVSHDRYFLDRMTTGIAEIEMGRFLTFKGNYSSYKKKKEELREQLLAQKRNQDREIAHLEAFVERFRAKNTKATQAQSRLKRLEKIERIEIETGPSIVSIPMPQVPRSGKEVLLLENLGHCYGDLRALHPVTAAIYRGDRIAVWGANGAGKSTLLSLMAQEMPPTEGTAAWGYNTLPAYFSQHHAELQSSQRSLIDELGSAAPPEMQTRLRDALAAFLFRGDDVFKCVSVCSGGEKSRLALAKLLIRPINVMILDEPLNHLDISTVEILEEALRRFEGTIIFVSHDRFFVDRLATQVWEMNQGRLQIYQGNYSDYEYAKRYREERAALDGAANSQDDASSANSRLVRKERKRLEAEERNRLGAKRREQKKKCETVEKEIHEVEAEIKEIEARMASGALVRNPTEMAKTSKRYKVLLKNKEKLYAQWDKMVEEIEVA
- a CDS encoding isochorismatase family cysteine hydrolase, which codes for MIQKAIIVSDMLNDFVIDGAPLQVPGAQNIIPNIQREMEKARREGTPVFYLCDSHAPGDPELAVWPPHAMKGTRGAEIVEELAPREGDVVIEKTRYDGFYLTDLEEQLRARGVSELILTGVCTEICVHYTGASALMRGFKVTVPDDCVQGLSAENAKSALNMLMRVLQPMG